A single genomic interval of Helianthus annuus cultivar XRQ/B chromosome 13, HanXRQr2.0-SUNRISE, whole genome shotgun sequence harbors:
- the LOC110898263 gene encoding histone H3.2, producing the protein MARTKQTARKSTGGKAPRKQLATKAARKSAPATGGVKKPHRFRPGTVALREIRKYQKSTELLIRKLPFQRLVREIAQDFKTDLRFQSSAVAALQEASEAYLVGLFEDTNLCAIHAKRVTIMPKDMQLARRIRGERA; encoded by the coding sequence ATGGCCCGTACCAAGCAAACCGCAAGGAAATCCACCGGAGGAAAGGCTCCGCGAAAGCAGTTAGCCACCAAAGCTGCACGAAAGTCAGCTCCGGCAACTGGAGGAGTGAAGAAACCGCACAGATTCAGGCCAGGAACGGTGGCGTTGAGGGAGATCAGGAAGTACCAGAAGAGCACTGAGCTTTTGATCCGGAAGCTTCCGTTTCAGAGGCTTGTGAGAGAAATTGCTCAGGATTTTAAGACTGATTTGAGGTTTCAAAGCTCTGCTGTTGCTGCTCTTCAGGAAGCTTCTGAGGCTTATCTTGTTGGACTGTTTGAGGATACAAATCTGTGTGCGATTCATGCAAAGAGAGTTACGATTATGCCAAAGGATATGCAGCTTGCTAGGAGGATTCGTGGTGAGAGGGCTTAG
- the LOC110898262 gene encoding probable pectate lyase 4, which yields MGNHNSGQRHHHHHHLPNHNNVEPPSQPPAYYHPPPPPSNHAPQPPPPPTNQMPLPSVPYSHVDYSLRALAGQAEGFGRFALGGLHGPLYHVTTLSDDGPGSLRAGCRVKEPLWIVFEVSGTIELSSYLNVSSYKTIDGRGQRIKLTGKGLRLKECEHVIICNLEFEGGRGHDVDGIQIKPNSKHIWIDRCSLKDYDDGLIDITRQSTNITISRCHFSNHDKTMLIGADASHHGDRCICVTIHHCFFDGTRQRHPRVRYAKVHLYNNYTRNWGIYAVCASVESQIFSQCNIYEAGQKKVAFKYLTEKAPDKEEASTGCIISQGDLFMSGTQPGLLGSTATSGLFHPSQHYQTWTVVPATKELKNLLQRYTGWQAVPRPPGP from the exons ATGGGGAACCATAACTCCGGCCAGcgacaccaccaccaccaccacctacccAACCATAATAACGTTGAACCACCATCTCAACCCCCTGCATATtaccacccacccccacccccatcaAATCACGCACCACAACCCCCGCCCCCACCCACCAACCAAATGCCATTACCATCAGTTCCTTACTCTCACGTTGATTACAGTTTACGAGCTCTCGCCGGTCAAGCTGAAGGATTCGGTCGATTCGCCCTTGGTGGACTTCACGGACCACTTTATCATGTTACCACTCTATCAG ATGATGGGCCGGGATCACTTCGAGCTGGATGTCGCGTAAAAGAGCCTCTATGGATTGTGTTTGAAGTTTCGGGTACCATTGAACTGTCGTCGTATTTGAATGTTTCGTCTTACAAGACCATTGATGGACGGGGTCAAAGGATTAAGCTAACGGGCAAGGGGCTTAGGCTTAAAGAATGTGAACATGTGATCATATGTAACTTAGAGTTTGAAGGCGGTAGAGGACATGATGTAGATGGTATTCAAATCAAGCCCAATTCGAAGCACATATGGATTGATCGGTGTAGTCTCAAGGATTATGACGATGGATTGATTGATATTACCCGTCAAAGCACAAATATTACCATTTCccg TTGTCACTTTTCAAACCATGACAAAACAATGCTGATTGGAGCTGATGCTTCGCACCATGGCGACAGATGTATATGTGTCACAATTCATCATTGTTTCTTTGATGGGACCCGACAACGGCATCCTCGTGTTAGGTATGCCAAAGTGCATCTGTATAACAATTACACCAGAAACTGGGGCATTTATGCGGTCTGTGCCAGTGTTGAATCACAG ATATTTTCACAATGCAATATATACGAAGCGGGACAGAAAAAAGTGGCTTTTAAATACCTCACCGAGAAG GCACCTGACAAAGAGGAGGCAAGCACAGGCTGCATTATATCTCAGGGTGACCTATTTATGAGCGGTACTCAACCGGGCCTATTGGGATCGACGGCAACAAGTGGCTTGTTTCACCCGAGCCAACACTACCAGACATGGACGGTTGTACCTGCAACGAAGGAGCTCAAAAATCTTCTTCAGCGTTATACAGGGTGGCAGGCTGTTCCACGCCCACCTGGCCCATAA
- the LOC110898258 gene encoding ankyrin repeat-containing protein ITN1, with translation MNTVFEEDEKDLEKGSDSGSNPVHRKSPSPSRRVIDSYPAPSPRAPALVVSNSGRLWISSSNAAKLFGASSSSSSLPNTPGSCMSPSYTTSNSGKSLLGSYSGKSLMGQGSRKKYVQQVTGKHNDTELHLAARRGDVMEVRRILDEINEQMLRTMKGDEFDDEVAETTASVVNEMNELGETALFTAAERGFIEVVKELLPYTTKEGLALKNRSGFDTLHIAAREGHREIVKVFLDHDPGLSKTVSQSNSTPLTTAAARGHSSVVDELLSRDSSIVYITRSNGKNALHLAARQGHVDIVNALLKKDPLLARKTDKKGQTSLHMAVKGVSSEVVRLLLQADPAIVMLPDKFSNTALHVATRKKRVEIVNELLLLRDTNVNALTRDHKTALDIVENLPFSEETSEIKEILIRYGARQANDLNQPKDELRQTVTEIRNNVHNQVEQARKTNRNMSGIAKELRKLHREGINNATNSVTVVAVLFATVAFAAIFTVPGGDDNDGVAVMVHALSFQVFFISNAVALFTSLAVVVVQITVVRGEIKSERRVVGVINKLMWLASVCTTVAFISSSYIVMGRHHRWAANLVTVFGGVTMAGVLGVMTYFVVKSKKLRRVRRKSKGSGWRNTEFSDDDVNRIYAI, from the exons ATGAACACCGTCTTCGAAG aagatgagAAGGATCTCGAAAAGGGGTCAGATTCAGGCTCAAATCCCGTTCACCGAAAGTCACCCTCTCCGTCTCGTAGGGTAATAGACTCTTACCCCGCCCCTTCCCCGAGGGCACCTGCATTAGTGGTATCCAATTCCGGTAGATTATGGATATCATCTTCAAACGCTGCTAAATTATTCGGTGCTTCAAGTTCCAGTAGCAGCCTGCCGAACACACCGGGCTCATGCATGTCACCATCATATACCACTTCCAATTCCGGAAAATCGTTATTGGGATCGTATTCAGGGAAATCATTGATGGGCCAGGGTTCGAGAAAGAAGTATGTGCAGCAGGTGACCGGTAAACACAACGATACCGAGCTCCACTTGGCGGCACGACGTGGCGATGTGATGGAGGTTAGACGGATTCTCGATGAGATTAATGAGCAAATGCTGAGGACCATGAAGGGGGATGAGTTTGATGATGAGGTGGCGGAAACTACGGCTTCGGTGGTGAATGAAATGAATGAGTTGGGAGAAACGGCTTTGTTTACGGCAGCAGAAAGAGGGTTTATCGAGGTTGTGAAAGAACTGTTGCCGTACACAACTAAAGAAGGACTTGCTTTGAAGAACCGGTCCGGTTTTGATACGTTGCACATTGCTGCTAGAGAAGGTCACCGGG AGATTGTCAAGGTCTTTCTGGACCATGACCCGGGGCTTAGCAAAACCGTAAGCCAGTCGAATTCAACCCCGCTTACAACCGCAGCTGCAAGAGGCCATTCATCAGTAGTCGATGAACTGTTATCACGAGATTCCAGTATAGTATATATCACAAGATCAAATGGAAAAAATGCATTACACTTAGCTGCCAGACAAGGCCACGTGGACATCGTCAATGCATTGCTAAAAAAGGATCCATTATTGGCCAGAAAAACCGATAAGAAAGGTCAAACTTCTTTGCATATGGCGGTAAAAGGGGTTAGTTCGGAAGTTGTGAGATTGCTTCTTCAGGCTGATCCGGCCATTGTCATGCTTCCTGACAAGTTTAGTAACACGGCTTTGCATGTAGCTACACGAAAGAAACGGGTTGAG ATAGTAAACGAGTTGTTACTTCTCCGAGACACAAACGTAAACGCCTTAACACGAGACCACAAAACCGCTCTAGACATCGTGGAAAACCTCCCGTTCTCCGAAGAAACCTCCGAAATCAAAGAAATCTTAATCCGTTACGGCGCCCGACAAGCAAACGACTTAAACCAACCAAAAGACGAGCTCCGACAAACCGTAACTGAAATCCGAAACAACGTCCACAACCAAGTGGAACAAGCCCGAAAAACAAACCGAAACATGAGCGGCATCGCTAAAGAATTGCGTAAACTCCACCGTGAAGGCATCAACAACGCCACCAACTCCGTCACCGTAGTGGCAGTACTCTTCGCCACTGTCGCATTCGCAGCCATTTTCACTGTCCCCGGTGGTGATGATAATGATGGAGTGGCGGTTATGGTGCACGCACTGTCGTTTCAG GTGTTTTTTATATCTAATGCGGTCGCATTGTTTACGTCGttagcggtggtggtggtgcagaTAACGGTGGTGAGGGGGGAGATCAAGTCGGAGAGGAGGGTGGTTGGGGTGATTAATAAGTTGATGTGGTTGGCGTCGGTTTGTACGACGGTTGCATTTATTTCTTCGTCATATATAGTGATGGGGAGACATCATAGATGGGCGGCAAATCTAGTGACGGTGTTTGGTGGGGTGACGATGGCGGGTGTTTTGGGGGTTATGACTTATTTTGTTGTGAAGTCGAAGAAGTTGAGGAGAGTGAGGAGGAAGTCGAAAGGGAGTGGGTGGCGGAATACGGAATTTTCTGATGATGATGTTAACCGGATTTATGCTATTTGA